A stretch of the Aphis gossypii isolate Hap1 chromosome 2, ASM2018417v2, whole genome shotgun sequence genome encodes the following:
- the LOC114120442 gene encoding opsin, ultraviolet-sensitive-like: protein MDFNRSVSRPLSQLGSSFMENEDELQLMGWNLTPEDLTHIPEHWLSYPEVRSLYHYILAFAYTILFCLGVIGNGLVLWIFCVSKPLRTPSNLFVLNLALCDFSMVLVLPILIYDSIDHKYPGHLQCQIFALCGSISGIGAGATNAAIAYDRYSTIAKPFEGRMTYGKALILIICIWTYVLPWCLFPLTEKWNRFVPEGFLTSCSFDYLTPTEETKAFVGTMFVICYVIPMSFIIYFYSQIVCHVFNHEKALREQAKKMNVESLRSNQDANAQSAEVRIAKAAITICFLFVAAWTPYAVVAMIGAFGDQSLLTPITSMLPAVFAKTVACFDPYVYAISHPKYRLELSKRVPCLGINEKPPATSDTQSITTSA from the exons ATGGATTTTAATCGAAGTGTGTCGAGACCTTTATCACAACTAGG TTCTAGTTTTATGGAAAATGAAGATGAACTTCAATTAATGGGTTGGAATCTTACTCCTGAAGATCTTACTCATATACCAGAACATTGGTTGTCGTACCCAGAAGTTAGATCACTCTACCATTATATTTTGGCATTtgcttatacaattttattttgtctcgGTGTAATTGGAAATGGACTGGTATTATGGATATTTTGtgt atcAAAACCATTACGAACACCTTCAAATTTGTTTGTCCTCAATTTGGCGCTCTGTGATTTTTCTATGGTATTAGTATTACCAATTCTCATCTATGATTCAATAGATCATAAATATCCAGGTCATTTACAATGCCAGATATTTGCATTGTGCGGATCTATTAGTGGCATTGGAGCAGGTGCCACAAACGCTGCAATTGCTTATGAcagatatag tacaatTGCAAAACCATTCGAGGGTCGTATGACTTATGGTAAAGCATTAATATTGATCATATGTATTTGGACTTATGTTTTACCATGGTGCTTATTTCCTTTAACAGAAAAGTGGAATCGATTTGTACCAG aggGTTTTTTAACAAGTTGTTCTTTTGACTACTTAACGCCTACCGAGGAGACTAAAGCATTTGTTGGAACCATGTTTGTGATTTGTTACGTGATTCCCatgtcttttataatatatttttattcacaaattGTCTGTCATGTGTTCAACCATGAAAAAGCACTCCGTGAACAA GCTAAAAAGATGAACGTTGAATCTTTACGAAGTAATCAAGATGCAAATGCTCAATCAGCGGAAGTTAGAATTGCAAAAGCCGCAATTACGATTTGTTTCCTGTTTGTAGCTGCTTGGACACCATACGCAGTGGTCGCTATGATTGGGGCTTTTGGAGATCA ATCTTTACTAACACCTATTACGTCAATGCTACCAGCAGTGTTTGCCAAGACAGTAGCTTGTTTCGATCCTTATGTATACGCAATCAGTCATCCTAAGTACAG ATTAGAACTTTCAAAACGTGTCCCATGTTTGGGTATTAACGAAAAACCTCCGGCAACGAGCGATACGCAATCAATAACTACTTCtgcttaa